The genomic DNA CCTCGTTTGCCGGCAGCGCCGCCAGTTCCGTCGCCTCGCCCATCCCGAGTTCGACCATCGCCTCGGCGACGATCTGCGTGGCGTGCTCGTCCGCGGAGAAGAGGTGGAAGGCCTCGCCGAGCAGGCCGTCGGAGGCGATGATGGCCGGGCCGTGGCCGAACGCGACGTGGGCGGCGGTCTCGCCGCGGCGCAGGTCGGACTCGTCGATGATGTCGTCGATCACCAGCGAGGCGTTGTGGACGAGTTCGACCCCGACCGCGAAGTCGACGGCGACCGACTCCTCGGCCAGCGGGTCGCCGCCGGCGGCCTCGCAGGTGAGCATCGTCAGGGTGGGGCGGACGCGCTTGCCCCCCGACAGCGAGACGTGGCGGACCTGCTCGGCCAGCGTCGGCGGCTCCATCCCGTCGAGGACGGCCTCCAGCCGGTCCTCGACGAGCCCCCGCCGACGTTCCAGGTACTCCATCACGGTGACAGAGGCCCGGAGGCCGGAAGTACGTGACGGAGTCGGGTACCTGGGAACGCCCGACGACCCCCGTGGCGTCCCGAGTGGGGGGTCGTTCCCCCGGACGATGCCGGCTCTCTCGCAGTCCATGTATCTAGTGTCAACGCACTCCCCCATGGGACCCGTCCATCCGGATATGCAGACGCTCCCGTTCCCGGTCCTCGCGGCGACCGCGCTCGGCATCCTCGCGGCGGCGGCCGGCCTCTCGGTCGCCGTCGTCGCCTCGCTGCGCGGCGGCCGTGCCGCGGCTGCCGCTCGACGACTCGCCCCGCTTACGGTCACGCCCGCCATCGTCGCCTTCCTGCTCTCCTCGCTCGCGCTCGGCGGTCGGATCCCGGCCGCCGTGCCGCCGGCTGGCGTCGTCCTCGTGGCTGGCGGGCTCGTCCCGGTCGTCCGGTCGCTGTGGCGAACGCCCCCCGAGGACGCCGATGCCGTCTCCGACTCCGGGGACGACCGGTACCGCTCGCCCTCCGGCGCCGACTGACCCCGGCTCCATCCGGCCGTCGTCCCGGAGGAGACCGCTGGTTTCAGGCCTCCTCCGGGACGACAGCCGGACATGGCCCTCCAGGTCACTCCGTTCCTGCTGGTCGCGGCCGGACTCGGCTGCACCGGACTCCACCTCCTCGTCGCCATCGTCGCGTTCAGCTTCGACGGCCGTCCCCGCGAGATGGCACGCCACCTCGCCCGGCTCTCGCCGCTGCCGACGCTGGCCGCGCTGGTCGTTCTCGTCGGACAGGCACTCGCCGGCGCCGTCGCGCTGCTGGTCGGCCTGGGTCTGCTGGGGCTGGCGACGCTCCTTCCGCCCGCGCTCGCGGTCGCCAGCGCGTTCGACGCCCACGCGGCCGAGTCCTGAGCCACCCGGCGCCGCTGCTGGTCGGCTGTCCGGCGGTGCCGCTGGTCGGCTGGCGAAAGAAGGAACGAGTGGGACGAACCGCCTACAGGTTGGGTGCCTCGCCGCCGAACTCCTCGATGAGCTCGGGGACGACGTCGAACAGGTCGTCGACGATGCCGTAGTCGGCGAGGTCGTAGATCGGTGCGTTGGGGTCCGTGTTGATGGCGACGATGGTGTCGGCACCCTTCATGCCGGCGACGTGCTGGACGGCGCCGGAGATGCCGATGGCGATGTAGACGTCCGGCGTGACGACCTTGCCGGACTGGCCGACCTGCCGGTTCTTCGGCAGCCAGCCGTTGTCCACGATGGGCCGGGACGAGGAGAGCGTCGCGCCGAGCGCGTCGGCGAGTTCCTCGACGAGGGGGAGGTTCTCCTCCTCCTCGATGCCGCGGCCGATGGAGACGAGCACGTCGGCCTCCGTGATGTCCACGTCACCGCCGCCGACCTCCTCGAAGCCGGTGACCTCGGAGCCGATGGCGTCCTCGTCGATATCGACGTCGGCCGCCGCGACCTCGGCGTCACCGTCACCCTCGGCCTTCGGCCACTCGGCCGGCCGGACGGTGACGGCGAACGCCTCGCTGTCGATGTCGTAGGTCGCCTCGACCTTGCCACCGTACTGCTCGCGGATGATCTCCGTGACGTCGCCGCCCTCGAGCCCGACGGCGTCGGTCACGAGCGGCAGGTCCAGGTCGTCGGCCACGGCCGGGGCGTAGTCGAGCCCGTTGACCGTGTTCGGCATGAGCAGGATGCTCGCGCTGCTGGCCTCGAACAGCTGCGGGATGGCCTGGGCGTAGACGTCGTGGTTGAACTCCTCACCGTAGTCGACGGTGTGGATGGCGTCGACGCCGTCGCGGTTGAGGTCCTCGGCGAACGCGTCGACGTCGCCGGAGATGACACCCAGGTGGAGGTCGCCGCCGACCTCGTCGGCGAGCTCACGGCCCGCGGTGATGACCTCGAAGGAGGGATCGCGGAGCTCGCCACGACGGTGCTCGGTGATGGCGAGAACGTCCGTCATCCGTCGACCACCCCCTTGTCGCGGAGGAAGTTAGCAAGCTCCCCGGCCGTCTCCTCCGGCGAGCCCTCCCAGAGCGTCGCGTCGCCCTCGGATTCGGGCTCGTACATCGAGGTGCGCTCGATGTCGGACTCGAGCGTGGACTCGTCGAGTCCCAGGTCGCCCAGCTCGTTGACGTCGAGTGGCTTCTGCTGGGCCTGCCGGATGCCGCGCAGGCTCGCGTAGCGCGGCTCGTTGATACCGGACTGGATGGTGAGGACGGCGGGCGTCTGCACGTCCGTCAGCTCCTCGATGCCACCCTCCAGCTCGCGGTGGACGTGGGCGACCTGCCCCTCGATATCGAGGTCGAGCGTGTTGACGACCGCGGCCCACTCCATGTCGAGCTTGTTGGCGAGCGCGACGCCGGTCGCGCCGTTGGCGTCGTCGCCGGACTGGACGCCCGAGAGGATCAGGTCGGGGTCCTCCTCCTCGGCGACCGCGGCCAGCAGCTCGGCCTTGGCCTCCGTCGAGAGGTAGTCGGCGCCCTCGAGGGCGTCGTCCCAGACGCGGATGGCCCGGTCGGCACCCTTCGCGAGCGCCATCCGGATGGTCTCCTCGGACCGTTCGGGCCCGACGGTGACCGTGACAACTTCCACGTCGTCGTTCTCCTCGCTGGTCTGGACGGCCTCCTCGACGGCGTAGTCGTCCCACTCGTTGAGGTCGTACTCGAGGTAGCTCTCGTCGACGTCGAGCCCAGAGATCTGGAACTCGTCCTCGACCTCGGCCACCTCTTTCACGGTGACGAGTATCTTCATGCTAGTCGTTACAACCCAGCGGTCGTCCGTGAATAAACGTTTCCGAACGCCGCGACGAGTGGCGGGAGGAGCCGGTGATAGGGGGCCTGTTCGAGCCGATTCCGGACCGCCTCCGGAACGCCCCACAGGCCGGCCCAGACGCCGGCCTCTGTCCTCGTACCCGCTCTCCGTCGCGCCCCTCACTCCTCGTCGAGTTCGGTCACGTCCTCGTCCGGGAGGCTGATGAGGTTCTCGC from Haloglomus litoreum includes the following:
- a CDS encoding electron transfer flavoprotein subunit beta/FixA family protein, coding for MKILVTVKEVAEVEDEFQISGLDVDESYLEYDLNEWDDYAVEEAVQTSEENDDVEVVTVTVGPERSEETIRMALAKGADRAIRVWDDALEGADYLSTEAKAELLAAVAEEEDPDLILSGVQSGDDANGATGVALANKLDMEWAAVVNTLDLDIEGQVAHVHRELEGGIEELTDVQTPAVLTIQSGINEPRYASLRGIRQAQQKPLDVNELGDLGLDESTLESDIERTSMYEPESEGDATLWEGSPEETAGELANFLRDKGVVDG
- a CDS encoding polyprenyl synthetase family protein codes for the protein MEYLERRRGLVEDRLEAVLDGMEPPTLAEQVRHVSLSGGKRVRPTLTMLTCEAAGGDPLAEESVAVDFAVGVELVHNASLVIDDIIDESDLRRGETAAHVAFGHGPAIIASDGLLGEAFHLFSADEHATQIVAEAMVELGMGEATELAALPANEGEYMDLARRKTGALFRAAAELGAVAADTDPYRVEAFGEYAERVGVAFQIRDDVLDETADPEELGKPTGQDAQMERPSIVQVTDLSPEEANQRARDESDAALEALDTATRRDSRAVDYLRDLAEFVVVREK
- a CDS encoding electron transfer flavoprotein subunit alpha/FixB family protein; the encoded protein is MTDVLAITEHRRGELRDPSFEVITAGRELADEVGGDLHLGVISGDVDAFAEDLNRDGVDAIHTVDYGEEFNHDVYAQAIPQLFEASSASILLMPNTVNGLDYAPAVADDLDLPLVTDAVGLEGGDVTEIIREQYGGKVEATYDIDSEAFAVTVRPAEWPKAEGDGDAEVAAADVDIDEDAIGSEVTGFEEVGGGDVDITEADVLVSIGRGIEEEENLPLVEELADALGATLSSSRPIVDNGWLPKNRQVGQSGKVVTPDVYIAIGISGAVQHVAGMKGADTIVAINTDPNAPIYDLADYGIVDDLFDVVPELIEEFGGEAPNL